The genomic DNA TACGCCGCCACCATCGCCGAGGCCAAGCAGAAGGGCGTCCTGCTCTCCCTGCACCTGAAGGCCACGATGATGAAGATCTCCGACCCCGTGCTCTTCGGCCACGCGGTTGCCGTGTACTACGAGGAGGCGCTCACGAAGCACGCCGACACCCTCGCGGGCATCGGCGTGAACCTCAACAACGGCCTGCAGGACGTGTACGACAAGCTGGGCAAGCTGCCCGCCGACAAGAAGGCCGAGATCGAGGCCGACCTGATGAAGGTCTACGAGACGCGCCCCAGCCTGGCCATGGTCGACAGCCGCACCGGCAAGACCAACCTGCACGTGCCCAACGACGTCATCGTCGACGCCTCCATGCCCAACGTCGTGCGCGACGGCGGCAGGATGTGGAACTGGGACGACCAGCTCCAGGACACCATCGCCATGGTGCCCGACCGCTGCTACGCCACCATGTACCAGGAGATCATCGCCGACTGCCAGAAGCACGGGCAGTTCGATCCGGCGACCATGGGCAACGTGGCCAACGTCGGCCTCATGGCCCAGAAGGCCGAGGAGTACGGCTCCCACGACAAGACCTTCACCGCCCCGGCCGCCGGCGTGATCCGCGTCGTCGACGCGGCCGGCGCCACGCTGCTCGAGCAGACGGTCGAGACCGGCGACGTCTTCCGCATGTGCCAGACCAAGGACGAGCCCATCCGCGACTGGGTGAAGCTGGCCGTCAACCGCGCCCGCGCCACCGGCTCGCCGACCATCTTCTGGCTCGACGGCCACCGCGGCCACGACGCCGAGCTGATCAAGAAGATCGACGCCTACCTGCCCGGGCACGACACCGACGGCCTGCAGATCGACATCATGTCCCCCGTCGACGCCATGCGCTTCAGCTGCGAGCGCGTCCGCAAGGGCCAGAACGCCATCTCGGTCACCGGCAACGTGCTGCGCGACTACCTGACCGACCTCTTCCCGATCCTCGAACTGGGCACCAGCGCCCGCATGCTCTCGATCGTGCCCCTGCTGCAGGGCGGCGGCCTGTTCGAGACCGGTGCCGGCGGCTCGGCCCCGAAGCACGTGCAGCAGTTCCTCCAGGAGGGCCACCTGCGCTGGGACAGCCTGGGCGAGTACTGCGCCCTGGTCCCGAGCTTCGAGATGATCGCCGAGAAGACGGGCAACGCGAAGGCGGCCGTGCTGGCGAAGACCCTCGACCAGGCCGTGGGCGCCTACCTCGAGAACGCCCGCTACCCGTCGCGCAAGGTGAACGAGATCGACAACCGGGGCAGCAGCTTCTACCTGTCGCTGTACTGGGCCCAGGCCCTGGCCGCCCAGAACGACGACCTGGAGATGAAGGCCCGCTTCGAGGGCGTGGCCAAGGCCCTGGCCGCGGCCGAGGAGCAGATCGCGGCCGATCTGATCGGCTGCCAGGGCGGCGCCCAGGACATCGGCGGCTACTACCACCCGGACGACGCCAAGGCGGCGGCGGCCCTGCGGCCGAGCGCGGCGTACAACGCGATCATCGACGCGATGTAGTCGGGCCGGACGACCGGAACGCGAGAGGGCGGGCCACTTGGCCCGCCCTCTCTTGTATCCGAGGGAAGGTGGCTACTCGTCCACCGTCTTCGCGAGGTGCGCCGGATACCGGTCCCCCTCGACCGGAATCGCCGCCAACGCCTCCCCGATCCGCGCCAGATCGTCGGCCGTCAGCTCCAGCGCCGCTCCGCCCAGGTTCTCCTCCAGCCGGTGCCTCTTCGTGGTGCCGGGGATCGGCACGATGTCCTCCCCCTGCGCCAGCAGCCACGCCAGCGCGACCTGGGCCGGGGTCGCCCCGCGCTCGGCGCCGATCTCCGCGATCCGGCCGACCAGCGCCAGGTTGGCCCGGCGCGCCGCCGCCGCGAACCGCGGCACGAGGTTGCGGAAGTCCCCGTCTGCGAACGGCGTGTCGGCGTCGATCTTCCCGGTCAGGAAGCCCCGCCCCAGCGGGCTGAACGGCACGAAGGCGATGCCCAGCTCGCGGCAGGTGGGCAGGGTCTTGGTTTCCGGCTCGCGCCACCACAGGGAGTACTCGCTCTGCAGGGCCGTCACCGGCGTCACGGCGTGGGCCCGCCGCAACGATTCGGCCCCGGCCTCGGACAGGCCGAAGTGGAGCACCTTGCCCGCGGCGATGAGTTCGCCCACCGCGCCGGCCACGTCCTCGATGGGCACCGCCGGATCGACCCGGTGCTGGTACAGCAGATCGATGCGGTCCGTGCGCAGCCGCCGCAGCGACGAGTCGACCATCGTCCGGACGTTCTCCGGCCGGCTGTCCAACCCGTCGGCCGGGACGCCGCCCCTGAAGCCGAACTTCGTCGCGATGACCACCTCGTCGCGCACCGGCGCCAGGGCCTCGCCCACCAGCTCCTCGTTGGTGAACGGACCGTAGGCCTCGGCGGAGTCGAAGAAGGTCACGCCCAGGTCGTGGACCGTCCGGATCATGGCGACGGCCTCGTCCTTCGCGAGACCGCCGCCGTAGCCGAAGTTCAGGCCCATGCAGCCGTAGCCGAGCGCCGAGACCTGCGGTCCGCGCACACCCAACTGCCGGGTTTCCATGGTCGCCGTCCTTTCCGCGCATGATGTCCGTCGCACGCTACTCTTCGCGCAACGACGCCATGTCGATGGAGAAGCGGTACTTCACGTCCGACTTCATCAGCCGGTCGTAGGCCGCGTTGATGTCCTGGATCCGGATCACTTCGACGTCCGAGGTGATCCCGTGCTCGCCGCAGAAGTCGAGCATCTCCTGGGTTTCCCTGATCCCGCCGATGAGCGAGCCCGAGATGGAGCGTTCGCCGAAGATCAGGGCCATCGAGGCCAGGGGCACGGGCTTGTCCGGGGCGCCGACCAGGGTCATGTGTCCACGCAGGGTGAGCAGCTGGATGTAGGCGTTGATGTCGTGCACGGCCGAGACCGTGTCCAGGATGAAGTCGAAGCTGAAGGCGTGGGCCGCCATCTGCTCCGGGTCGGTCGAGATGATGACCTCGTGTGCGCCGAGTTCCAGCGCGTCCCTGGCCTTCGCCTCCGAGCGGGTGAAGACGACGGTGTGGGCG from bacterium includes the following:
- a CDS encoding NADP-dependent isocitrate dehydrogenase, with translation MDSAKIIWTKIDEAPALATYALLPVVQAYTKGTGVDVETKDISLAGRIIANFPENLTAAQKLPDALAELGELAKTPAANIIKLPNISASIPQLQAAIKELQDHGYDIPSYPEEAKTDADKALQARFAKVLGSAVNPVLREGNADRRAAISVKKFAQKNPHRMMKPWPESGSQCRVAYMEDGDFYGSERSTTLPAATTVKIEFVGADGATTTLKEGLALQQGEVIDTSVMNVRKLRAFYAATIAEAKQKGVLLSLHLKATMMKISDPVLFGHAVAVYYEEALTKHADTLAGIGVNLNNGLQDVYDKLGKLPADKKAEIEADLMKVYETRPSLAMVDSRTGKTNLHVPNDVIVDASMPNVVRDGGRMWNWDDQLQDTIAMVPDRCYATMYQEIIADCQKHGQFDPATMGNVANVGLMAQKAEEYGSHDKTFTAPAAGVIRVVDAAGATLLEQTVETGDVFRMCQTKDEPIRDWVKLAVNRARATGSPTIFWLDGHRGHDAELIKKIDAYLPGHDTDGLQIDIMSPVDAMRFSCERVRKGQNAISVTGNVLRDYLTDLFPILELGTSARMLSIVPLLQGGGLFETGAGGSAPKHVQQFLQEGHLRWDSLGEYCALVPSFEMIAEKTGNAKAAVLAKTLDQAVGAYLENARYPSRKVNEIDNRGSSFYLSLYWAQALAAQNDDLEMKARFEGVAKALAAAEEQIAADLIGCQGGAQDIGGYYHPDDAKAAAALRPSAAYNAIIDAM
- a CDS encoding aldo/keto reductase; amino-acid sequence: METRQLGVRGPQVSALGYGCMGLNFGYGGGLAKDEAVAMIRTVHDLGVTFFDSAEAYGPFTNEELVGEALAPVRDEVVIATKFGFRGGVPADGLDSRPENVRTMVDSSLRRLRTDRIDLLYQHRVDPAVPIEDVAGAVGELIAAGKVLHFGLSEAGAESLRRAHAVTPVTALQSEYSLWWREPETKTLPTCRELGIAFVPFSPLGRGFLTGKIDADTPFADGDFRNLVPRFAAAARRANLALVGRIAEIGAERGATPAQVALAWLLAQGEDIVPIPGTTKRHRLEENLGGAALELTADDLARIGEALAAIPVEGDRYPAHLAKTVDE